In Oryza sativa Japonica Group chromosome 1, ASM3414082v1, the genomic stretch ttgattaatctcgtattgggttcttatatagaaacttctttcaatattgcttatttttaattttgaatttcagctatttttaaattgtacttctacttggactctcctttttcttttctttttctttttctccgattaatgtgggaatttctaaccCCCACAACGAACATGGTGCGTCATTTCAaagttgttttaataatataatagatagatagatagatagatattgcTTGACAGATGTGTCCTATCTTACAGGTTTGGAATCCTTTTTGTTGGTTAAGAAAGCAGTAATCGCCTGTTGCTTGCTGCTCTTATCAGCTGTCACAGACAAACCCTTTGGCTTCTCACCCTCTTAACCTTGTTCACTTTTATCCAGACCAGATAATATATGAGGTGAGTGTTTTTAGATGAACACAATGGGAAACACTGCGTATGCAGTCATGGAATTATTTTTATCTCTTAGATTGTTAATGGCATGGTGTTTCCTTTTCTGGATGCTTACACAGAAACGAAATACAAAtagggaagaaaaaaagaagaagaaagggatGAAGTACCCGATTTCATTGTGTTTGAATCTTCTCCTGCACTTTCCAGTTTCATCGTACCATTTGGCCATTTGAGCCCTTTAGGCTCGTgcttcgtgtccaactttgtaGCCACCGAATTACTGCAACTTCGTGGGGATTAATCGAGATTTTGATGTGCACTCTAGTCTATCTTGGCTGGCCATCCAACTTGCCCTTGTCCTCTACGGGTTGCAAGTGGCCACGCACAGTTGCGTTGGTCTACGCACCGTAGATCACGCCGCTGGTGTCGACGAATTTAACTTGGTTCAAGATGTGCCATGTGTGCCGTGTGTTGCCTTGTCCGGGAAAGATGGAAATTCTGAATGTGTGGTTTACTAGTACAAGGATTATTTCATccaaagagggaaaaaaaatctgcgAGTTCCCTTCAGTAGAAAATGGGTAGCAGAACATTATTGTTTTAAGCTGAGTTCTAGATGTGTGGACAGTTTTCCATATTCAGATGAAATTCAGTCCTTAATTTTTCTTCTAAGAAATGGTTTGGTTGAGAGGGTTAGAAACAGCTGCAACTGTGTTTTTTCTCCTTTCTCAACGAAAGGCAGGATTGCTACCGTCGGATTGAGAAGGCAAATAGGTATTTATAATACAGAAACGAGTTTACAGGAGGCTATAAGTACTAAAACTCAGGCCTGTCGAAAAACACAGGCTGATGAATGATGATTGAATGAACAGAGACAACTGGGCCTTAACCCAGTGCACTCACTACTCTGAATAATGATCAAAGCACTTATTTGCATGCATATCTACCATGCAGTAAAAATGAATTCTGACGTATGATCAGTGTTCATTGGACCACTTAGAGCTCATTCAGAGTTTCAggctaataataaaactaagaCTAACCGCTCCCCGCGTCGCTCTTGCACAGATTTCTCgggggcgaaaccctagccgcctgcGTCGCCACCTTCCATCCACCCTCaacgcctcgccgtcgccggagctcgCTGCTGCAAAGGCGAGCGGCCAACTGGGAAGGCGGTGGTGAGGACATCGTGAgtcgtgacccagcgaagctcGCCCTTGGCACGAGAGGACGGAGCGGCGCATGGCGTTGCAGGTCCACAGCGGCTAGAGTCGATCGGCAAGGGCGCAATGGATCCGACGCTCTCGGAAGTGGATTTGGCATTCCCAATGCAGGGGCGCAGACGGCGGTGGAGGTTGGCAGCTGGAGAGAAGGtggtggcggcagtggcggtggtGCCGGATCTAGAGCTCCCAGATCCAGTTCGACAGTGGCGCTGTGACAGGAGGAAGCGCACGGCGCCGGCCGACACGACGACGTGTGGCCGGCGAAGCGCGTGGAGAGTGCGACACCTGTTGTGGGGCTCCAGAGGGAAGACCATGATGATGGCCCTGGCATGAAGGAGCACGATTAGTGGAACATGGCCGGCGTGGTGGCGAGCCTGCTATGGTGGAGCACGGCAAGGTGAGGTGGTGCGGTGACGAGACTGTCACAGTGGGAGGACGGAGGCGAAGGTGATGCGACCAGGCGGCCCGTAGGAGACACGGGCAGCCTGGTCGAGATGGCGGCAACAACGGTAGCATCATAAGAGGGGCGTTGAGGACTGCGACAAGCTCCTCTCTAGGTGTTGGTCCTCTTGCGGCGGCGATTTGCCATCGCAAGATGGCCACACTGGATGGACTAGTGCGGGGAGAGGGGATTCATCTTCTCTCTGACCCTCTTCCTCTCCAGCCCACCCATGTGGATGAATCTGGAGCACGCCAGAGGTCGAGATGCTTCTTCGATGGCCGGCCGGTGGTGAGGCGTCGACACGGTGGCTGCGTGTTGAAGAGGATTAGCTAGTAGTGTCTGTTGAACTTGACATGCACACATTGACATGAGAAAGTAGGAAACTACAGGCGAAAGCCTAGCCTTCGGGCCGATAACGGCGACGCCTGCGTCACCGCATTCCTCTCGGGACGTTGTTACATTTCTCCTATTCTAATGGTTTCTTTAAGTATTAACCATGTCCTGGTTCTTtaggacgggcggcggcggcgctcttaGCGTTGTTCCCTTATTTTTAGACGTTGTTCAGAAGAACTATTCCTCTGGCGTGTCGTGTGCTTGTTTTGTTTTCAGTAGCAGGATTAGACGTTGATGCGTGGTGtggctatttttttctttttttttctagtcttcTAGAACTACAGACTTATTCTTTTTTCCTGATATATCAACGCATTACCTTGTGCGGGTTGTttcggaaaaaaataaaactaagaGCAGAGTATCACCAGTTGGAGACTGGCCAGTCAGTTTCTACTTAAGTAGACTCTCCAATCTCCATCATGTGACTATGTCTGGATCACTACAACTTCTTCGACGTATGGTTTGCTCCATGGCCTGAACAAGTTGACTGGGACGTGACCTACGTGTCCCGCCTAACATTTCTTAAGTTCAGACCAAGCATTTGCCTCGTACATACGTAATTACGTATTCCATAAAAAACTTCACCGCGTCCAAAGCAGATGCAGCCGCGTTGCTACTTAATTATCAACTGACATGAGCCAATGATACATTGATTCTATAGCTGAAAGCTAATGAAATCACTGATCAATGGATCATGTCAAAGTCATCCCTGATTAGCGGGTTGCGATTAACTGGTGGAGGAAAGTTTCTATCCACAAATTAGAAGTCGACATCTCTGCAGAACTGGACCTAATGGTCTACTTACACGTGAATTCTCGCATGCAGTTCGTGATGGTACAAGTTGTGGCCACACAAAAGGCTGGACCTGTTCTGTTCATCTCTTGCAGAGGATTTTCACCCGTTTTGTCTTGTGTGAAAATTGACATTGCGTAGTAGTAACCGGTAAGCCAGCGATGGAACTTCAGTCAACAGGTTGTTCTCATGGAGGGATTACTTAGCAGTGTAGGCAACAATGTATTGAGGCCGTGTTTTCTCCTTCGGAGAAAATGACGAATATGGCTTCTGTTCTTAATTAGAACTGTCCTTGTTGCTCATACATGGATTACTTAACTGAGTAGACAAGTTAATAAGAGATCATATAGAGGGATAGTGCACAGCTAGGAGCTTAGGACGTTCGAAAATAACTTCCAATCCAATCGATTGCTTGCAAAGATAAGACGATGAAACTAACACAATACGGACTTCGATGAGAAAAGGGAAAAGGGGCGAAAGTCATCGCTATCCAAAATTCTACAAAGTTCCTTTGAATTGGCTTAGGACATACTCCCTCTCTTTAATATTATACTCCGTAAGTCGTTTAACTTTTTTAGTCAAAGTTTTtaggtttgatcaagtttataggaaaaaattagcaatatttATAACACCAAACTAGTTCATTAAATATactattgaatatattttaataatatgtttgttttatattgaaaatattattatatttttctataaatttatttaaactTAAAAGAAGCTttactctaaaaaaaatcaaacgacttataatataaaacggagagagaaGGAATTTCGGATGAATTTTAACATGAGATCTAGTCTCGTAAAAAATCATTTATCGATATATCTTCTTATTCATGTGTTCCTTATGTGCTTCCCTCAAACGGTCATTTCTACATcatttctgccttttttttttaatccatgGAAGCCCTTTTACGTGGTGATCATCAGAATTTCGTATGCAAATAATCTTGATGATCTTTGTAAACATTTAGATGGTATGGTTTTACTTCCTTGAAGATGAGCTTCTGATTATATAGTGTAATAACATAAGACACTTATTATTTACATTGGATAAGTAAACTTCAAAAGTGTAAAATTTTGCCAAAATTGAAGTAACATAAATCATAAAAGCATAACTTTGTTAGATATTTTTGATAATATTAATTATATGTCAAAGTTACATTTAAATGATTGTGTTAATATGTCTGAAACACCAAATATGAGTAAGGAGGTTTACTTAAGAGTAAATTGTAATTTGAGCCATCTTTTATTGTCAAAATGTTACTTTACACACCCTTAaatcaacttttcttttttctacttTGTACTAGGTaatttttgctattttttaaatatggatcacccaaatattttttctaaCTATGTCTAGCCTCCACTCTAGCAAATATATAGACTGCACATAGATGGAGGAGTTCGGCGGTGTGCTGGAGCCGATTTGTTTGAGGTTGttgatatatatacatagaaAAGTTTATTTatgatgatccaaactacaataataaggatgtgtttagttcacactaaaattggaagtttggttgaaattggaacaatgtgatggaaaagttggaagtttgtgtgtgtgggaaagttttgatgtgatggaaaagttggaagtttgaagaattattttgtaACTAAACACGGAGTAATATTATTATTCGAtccaaataaaaaacaaatagtTTAAATATAATTCAAAGCAAAACTTTAACGATAAAATAGGACTCAAATTACAACTCACTTTCTTAATCTATtaaattattaaaacagctttgaaaggaggcaccacgtcctacattaatcggagaaaaagtaaaaaaaaagaaagaaaaggagagtccaagtagaagtacaatcttaaaatagctgaaattcggaattaaaaataagcaatattgaaagaagtttccatataagaacccaatacgagattaattaaaattcaaaataaaaataaaataaaatccaaaattagaaaaggaaaggagaatctaagtagaaatataatttaaaaatagctgaaattcggaattaaaaataagcaatagtgaaaaaagtttccatataagaacccaatacgagattaatcaaaatttgaaataaaaataaactaaaatctaaaattagaaaagaaaaggatagtcctagtaggaatacaattttaaaatagctgaaattcagaattaaaaataagaaatattgaaagaagaatccatataacaacccaatacgtgattaattaaaattcagaataaaaaataaaataatatccaaaattagaaaaattaaaagagagttcaagtaggaatacaattttgaaacaactgaaatctgtactattatataaattgaatatgtttttaccggtattttgttacgtcatccgtgtataagttggtttttaagttcttttgtttttgaaaaGACATATCCGTCATCCGGtgaaaaaaaagtgagaaaaaattaaaaaaatagaaaataaaacttctattgtaaaaaaaacgtccgactccgactcctccggtggaaaaaaaaaagagagacgacgggaaaaaaatcaagaaaaaacaaagaaaggagaaaaaacaacttctacccaaaaaaaaaaacgactgACTCCTCCggtggaaaaaaaacagaaaaaaataagagaaaaaaaaacttctacgTAAAAAAAACGTCCGACTCcataaaaaaagtccgactatCTGCGGAGAAAAAAAggcaagaaaaaataaaaaaagagaaaaaaaacttctaccgtataaaaaaaaataaaaacgtcCAATTCCTTAAAAAAGTACGATTCCCTCAAAAAAAGGACTTTTTGTCCGTAATCTTCTCTTCTActtctactatttttttaaaaaaaatctctactattataaaaaatttaagatatttttgccggtacgtcatccgtgtatgagtcggtttataaatttgttcgcttttgaaaaaatatatatcctttGAGTTGGTTTTAAGTTCGtccgcttttggaaatataggagtcgtataagaaaatTCGCATGCTAACTTTAGACGAACAGACTCCTAACCACAgcttatgattttctagaaatatATAGATCCAAGCAAATTCTCACAGTGATGAATCATCATAACTAagccatataacaataataagactaaaatagttGTCACCCGTTGTAGCGCATGGGCTTTTctcttgaaaataaaaaataaaaatattaaaagaacacaatacgatattaattaaaattgaaaaaaaaattctgaaattacaaaacgaaaaataagatttcaatttggaatacaatttataaataactaaaatttatgataaaaataaagactattgaacgAAAAGACCATTTAAAACatatgacgagataaattaagtaacatgcctataatggagtagagtggtggcggttgatacgacatataaaaactgttaataaaacacaaaatagaatcctaataacGATTAAAAGGAGAGACGATAGGAAGGCCGTGAAGCAAATGAACAAGACGAttgccgggacttctaaaaagtaaaaaaaaatccaatgataattatattcgatttttaaaatctcaatgacaataaaaaggaaaagcagcgggcggggtgtataggagtatagttgcagagccgccgacggttgacgggacttctaggaaataaaaaaatgaattccaacgatagttatgttcgatttttagaaccacaatgacaataaaaagtagGCGGCGTACGGGCCGTAGAGaagcatagtggcatcgtttgacaagacttctaaaaattataaaaaataaaacccaacaagacaatcaactctaaaaactacaaggttcaatttttaaaggttcggaatttctaaaaagtaaaagaaaataatgataatcatgttcgattttaaaatctcaatgacaataaagaagggaggcagcgggcgaggcgtagagaagtacaatggcaaagccgctgacggtttggcgggacttctagaaagtaaaaatgaacccaaacgataattatgttcgatttttaaaatctcaatgacaataaagagaagagatagTGGACGGActatagaggagtataatggcaatgtTTGACGGGACgcctagaaattataaaaacgaaacccaacgtgacaaaaaaaactctaaaaactataagatccaatttttaaagtttctaaggagaatgaataaaaatagtggtagatcgagcaagcaaataaagaaggagatgacataaggggtagcaactggtgtgacttttaaaaaactatataattaaaaacacggggatgataaggtttggtctttcaaactcttaagacaatgagatagctatttaataaattttaagtaaaatcatactaaaaatatatgattttatttaggTGCTAGCCGGGAGCTAGTTATTACTATTGCGCACAAGTCTGAAACAACCACCCGGCCGTGTTTTAGAACcaaagacagagagagaggtaGTACAAAGTATATAAAGACTAAAGGAAATTAGAGTCCACTTCGAATAATTAATGCATGGTTTCTGCAAGCACAATTGAAATAGACAAGTCAATGCATGGTTTCAAGTCTTCGTTGTACTGTGCGCCAAACTTTCCTGGCTAGAAAGTACACTGCAAAAATTGCCATCTAGTTTTTCAAAGTTGGAACGGTTCAATTcaaccatgcatatatgcatccACCCCCTATAAAATGGCCACCCCGCAAGCCACAAACTCCACCACCAAGCAAATCACGTAGTCCCTCCACACACCTCGTACCTCGATCTCGAAGCTTAATTACTAGTTAACATTAACAATGGCTGCTAATAAGCTCAAGTTCTCCCCTCTCCttgccctcttcctcctcgccggcataGCCGTCACCTCCCGTGCCGGCGACATCGCCGTGTACTGGGGCCAGAacggcgacgagggcagcctgGCCGACGCCTGCAACTCCGGCCTATACGCGTACGTCATGGTCGCCTTCCTCAGCACCTTCGGCAACGGCCAGACCCCTGTCCTCAACCTCGCCGGGCACTGCGAACCAAGCTCCGGCGGCTGCACCGGCCAGAGCTCGGACATCCAGACGTGCCAGTCGCTGGGCGTCAAGGTCATCCtgtccatcggcggcggcgccggcagctaCGGGCTGTCGTCCACCCAGGACGCCCAGGACGTGGCCGACTACCTGTGGAACAACTTCCTCGGCGGCAGCTCGGGCTCCCGGCCGCTCGGCGACGCCGTGCTGGACGGCGTCGACTTCGACATCGAGACCGGCAACCCGGCGCACTACGACGAGCTCGCCACGTTCCTGTCGCGGTACAGCGCGCAGGGGGGCGGCAAGAAGGTGATCCTGACGGCGGCGCCGCAGTGCCCCTACCCGGACGCGTCGCTGGGGCCGGCGCTGCAGACGGGGCTGTTCGACAGCGTGTGGGTGCAATTCTACAACAACCCGCCGTGCCAGTACGCCAACGGCGACGCCAGCAACCTGGTGAGCGCGTGGAACACGTGGACCGGCGGCGTCAGCGCCGGGAGCTTCTACgtcggcgtgccggcggcggaggccgcggcggggAGCGGGTACGTGGCACCCGGCGACCTGACGTCGGCGGTGCTCCCCGCCGTGCAGGGCAACGCCAAGTACGGCGGCATCATGGTGTGGAACCGGTTCTACGACGTGCAGAACAACTTCAGCAACCAGGTGAAGAGCAGCGTCTGAGCTATAGCCTCAACCTCAAGCCCCCAAGCCTGAGTAATTAACTTACGTGACACGTATACTTATTACTTGCACAGTGGTTGAGTTGGACTATAAATAAGAGGAGATCCGTTCATACGCATCTGTAatatagtagtagtaataaGCAGTTATGTATGCACAACCCACATGGTGTACTTTGTGTAACTCTGTGTTTGATCATGGGAGTGTATTTGCCGATATAAATTAAATAAGGAGAATGATTTGCATTAAGCCAGTATGTTCGAGTTTGGAGAGCTGATCGGCTCTGATCCACGGGATAGCCCCAGTGAACCACCTCTTCGTCTTCGGTGTTAGGTCGCGTGACCTATCGCGaccaaaaataaaagaattcTTGTACGAAGGACCGGACGCAAGATAGATGTCgttaggtgttttttttttttcaaatgaaacTCGTGATCAGAAAGTCACCAACGGAGCCATAAACGTATACGCGCAGGGCGTATCCAGTTGTACTATACGCCGGTGCCTAGCGTTAACTGATGATCGTGTACTACGTGCATGCATGGTGGAATAAGCGTAAAAGTTGACTAATCCAACAAAACTCAATCGGTCAATTCGCGAAGCGGCAGCTGTCTTTCTCCCCGTCAGCCCGCAGAGCACGCCCACCGGCGCACCGCGCACGCATGTGACGTGTGGTTCCGCTGGGGAAGGAGAAACGAGGGCACGCGAGCTCCGCGACTCCGGTCTCCGGCGCTCCTATGGCTAAGAATTGAAAGGCAAAAGCTACTCTCATGGTCATGGCGAAGCTTCCGCCCGTTGCCTGAGCAGATTGGACCTGTTTAAAAGATTTGTTACTTCACTGGGGAATACTAGGGATCAGTTGACCGATTCAGGAAATGAAAATCGGACGTACACGCGCATGAAGGAGACTCCACCCTAgtttcttctccctctctcctctttaaatatttttcctACTGAATTACTTATCTAATCTAAGTATAATTTGATTATATTGTTATATTCgttattcgttgtaattaaatctttacagcaagatatcatatgattatattctgataaaagaaaaacatatatttcaaATCATTAAAACTCAATGTTCCATACGTGATAGCAACATGTTTTAACACGTGTCTTCTTTGTGTTTCATAAGCTACCTGTCCCTCTTTTTTCTCCACTTCATGCATGCATTTAGTGATATTCGGAATGATTTTTCTCCTAACTACATATCCGATCTATGATCCAATCACTACCATTCTAttcattgtaattaaatctttacaataaaatatcacatgattatattatgataaaagaaaaacatatgtttaaaTCCATTAACACTCGATGTTTCATACATGATAGCGAGTTTCAACCTGTCTTTATTGTGTTTCACAAAACTTTTAAATGTTTAATGGCTGAtttttttcaccatatataaattAAAGTTTCATCTGCGGTCAATTGAAACATTTGACTGTCCGTTTTTTTACATGACATTGGACGTTGTCCTTTTTTTACATGACATCCGACGTTCGATCTAGAGCTCCCCCCTATTTCACCTACAACAAAATTTTTATTCAACTTGCAGTTGTACTTTTTAAGCACTATTTTACTTTTTCATCAGTAGGAAGTTACATCAAGATTCatgttcttttatttttatattcagCTGGCAGTTAGCAGTTACACTCAGTTATATAGCACTTGTATTCAGCTACAATGCACTTACACTTGGTTATAGCGCACCAAAATTAGATTTTACTATAGTTTTTTCTTCTAGATTTATGATTTTTGacctttttttatttcattgaaAACAGACTACATCCATTGATTGAAAATTCTGCAAGATTCAAAACTAAAATCTATTGAAAGATTAATAAGtagtaaaaagaaaaggttgTGTTGCAAGTTCCACAACTTCAAACACAATTATT encodes the following:
- the LOC4327172 gene encoding acidic endochitinase gives rise to the protein MAANKLKFSPLLALFLLAGIAVTSRAGDIAVYWGQNGDEGSLADACNSGLYAYVMVAFLSTFGNGQTPVLNLAGHCEPSSGGCTGQSSDIQTCQSLGVKVILSIGGGAGSYGLSSTQDAQDVADYLWNNFLGGSSGSRPLGDAVLDGVDFDIETGNPAHYDELATFLSRYSAQGGGKKVILTAAPQCPYPDASLGPALQTGLFDSVWVQFYNNPPCQYANGDASNLVSAWNTWTGGVSAGSFYVGVPAAEAAAGSGYVAPGDLTSAVLPAVQGNAKYGGIMVWNRFYDVQNNFSNQVKSSV